Proteins from a single region of Rhodospirillales bacterium:
- a CDS encoding SLBB domain-containing protein, translating to MSFQAHIILGITLFGLTIFSLTVSAPAQNAQAVVAPWSVDNTDAQSRIRQYQNFKQLQTRPLQELSANDTSYEYSPSALQKHANRRAQQPYNPLSQRLPEPRPPLPSQTQTVLSALENMYSERIIDNLNQFGYDLFGVPNSNLRGVLENAAKSAPSIPSGAVQDDFILAGGDELEIFFTGQRTDRGTYNVNSQGLLIIPDFPPIPAAGRSIGQVRISIEAAAGNLHNTKPYVSLASVRQISVLVVGHVKKPGRRTLTVFHTILDALMEAGGIEKTGSLRQIKLVRDGRSTQIDLYALLLYGSTHIDIQLRDGDRIIIPSIGPTLAISGEVKRPGIYEILPTVRGMHHQPEKRSERLTLNEMLELSGGVLAPGKNRFIKLGVTPDGQEIVEDIEDPFKPTFSDGSILMISKGSEKRAGTIELLGHTRRPGLHALNENPTLSKLLPNEDILGGDIYPLIGVIERWDTDQLTSRLFDFPLRLVLKGEYDRKLQDGDIVHLFSNAQIRSLNTPQDNTGRIVAEGSLTQEEEPDADTLRNDETLTAYLRERSAFVRGAVRSEGTYPVSEGITLDSVLAVAGGLALEADRSNIEVTSAHNGPSETRTRINLHETNPEDVIIGTGDSVRANQKFNKIKDNSVLVMGEVHNPGRYDLVPGDKISDLLARAGGLTDQAYPYGAIFSRASERRAEEMRFQNQAREVELAIGAALEADDTKTNAGKIAEARALATELRSAQGVGRITVEADPAQLSISPELDLLLESGDRLYIPRRNLTVRVSGEVLSPASLQFRERKASLDYIHEAGGFTFHADKDRTFVIYPDGAAQPLQVSSWNYNPVMIPPGSTIVVPRDPKPFDFIQSAKDVSQILSNLAVTAIFIDDVADSN from the coding sequence ATGTCCTTTCAGGCACATATCATCTTAGGCATCACGTTATTTGGCTTAACAATATTTAGCCTGACCGTAAGTGCGCCTGCCCAAAACGCTCAGGCCGTCGTCGCCCCATGGAGCGTTGATAACACGGACGCACAAAGTCGCATCCGGCAATATCAAAATTTTAAACAGCTCCAGACCCGGCCCCTTCAAGAATTGAGCGCAAATGACACCAGCTATGAATACAGCCCGTCAGCCCTGCAAAAACACGCAAATAGACGCGCACAACAACCGTACAACCCACTATCCCAACGCCTCCCAGAACCGAGACCACCTCTCCCTTCACAAACGCAAACAGTCCTTTCCGCCCTCGAAAATATGTATTCCGAGCGTATCATCGATAATTTGAATCAGTTTGGCTATGATTTATTCGGTGTCCCAAATAGTAACCTGCGCGGTGTTCTTGAAAACGCGGCTAAATCGGCACCTTCAATCCCTTCCGGTGCAGTGCAAGATGATTTTATACTCGCTGGCGGCGATGAACTCGAAATCTTCTTCACGGGCCAGCGCACCGATCGCGGAACCTACAACGTAAACTCACAAGGCCTGCTCATCATCCCGGATTTCCCACCGATTCCAGCCGCCGGACGCTCAATCGGTCAAGTCCGAATCTCCATCGAAGCCGCAGCCGGAAACCTCCACAACACCAAACCCTATGTTTCACTGGCCAGCGTCCGCCAAATTAGTGTGCTGGTTGTAGGTCACGTAAAAAAACCAGGGCGCCGGACCCTGACCGTCTTCCACACCATTCTCGACGCATTGATGGAAGCAGGTGGCATCGAAAAAACCGGAAGCTTGCGGCAGATCAAACTCGTGCGTGACGGCCGCTCAACACAGATTGACCTCTACGCCCTGCTGCTCTATGGCTCCACCCATATCGATATACAATTGCGCGATGGCGACCGCATCATTATTCCCTCCATCGGCCCAACGCTGGCCATCTCCGGTGAGGTTAAACGTCCCGGGATCTATGAAATCCTGCCAACCGTGCGTGGCATGCACCACCAGCCGGAAAAACGCAGCGAACGCCTCACCCTCAATGAAATGCTTGAGCTTAGCGGCGGCGTCCTCGCCCCGGGCAAAAACCGTTTTATCAAGCTCGGTGTCACCCCCGATGGTCAGGAAATCGTGGAAGATATAGAAGATCCTTTCAAACCGACCTTCAGCGACGGCTCTATTCTCATGATCTCCAAAGGCAGCGAAAAGCGCGCCGGAACCATTGAGCTTCTCGGTCATACACGCCGCCCCGGCCTCCACGCCTTAAACGAGAATCCAACACTGAGCAAACTCCTGCCCAACGAGGATATTTTGGGTGGCGACATCTATCCCCTCATCGGCGTAATTGAGCGCTGGGACACCGACCAGCTCACGAGCCGCCTGTTCGACTTTCCGCTGCGCCTCGTCCTTAAAGGCGAATATGATCGCAAACTGCAAGACGGCGATATTGTCCATCTCTTTTCCAACGCCCAAATTCGATCTTTGAACACCCCTCAAGACAATACAGGTCGTATCGTTGCAGAAGGCTCGCTTACACAGGAAGAAGAACCCGATGCAGATACACTGCGCAATGACGAAACACTCACCGCATATCTACGCGAACGATCCGCCTTTGTCCGCGGCGCCGTGCGTTCTGAAGGCACTTACCCCGTCTCTGAAGGCATCACCCTCGACAGCGTCTTGGCCGTCGCAGGCGGCCTTGCACTCGAAGCCGACCGGTCCAACATCGAAGTCACCTCCGCCCATAACGGCCCCAGCGAAACCCGCACACGTATAAATTTGCACGAAACAAATCCTGAAGACGTTATCATCGGCACCGGAGATTCCGTACGCGCAAACCAGAAATTCAATAAGATCAAGGACAACTCCGTGCTTGTCATGGGCGAAGTCCATAACCCCGGACGCTACGACCTTGTCCCCGGTGATAAAATCTCCGACCTTCTGGCCCGCGCGGGCGGCCTCACCGATCAAGCCTACCCATACGGCGCAATCTTCTCCCGCGCTTCCGAACGCCGCGCCGAAGAAATGCGTTTTCAAAATCAGGCTCGTGAGGTTGAACTCGCTATCGGCGCAGCCCTTGAGGCTGATGATACCAAAACCAATGCCGGTAAAATCGCTGAAGCCCGTGCACTGGCGACTGAACTCCGCAGCGCCCAAGGCGTCGGACGTATCACGGTTGAGGCCGACCCCGCGCAATTATCCATCAGCCCCGAACTGGATCTCCTCCTGGAATCCGGCGACCGCCTCTATATCCCGCGGCGTAATCTAACCGTGCGTGTCAGCGGCGAAGTCCTCTCCCCGGCCTCCCTGCAATTCCGCGAGCGCAAAGCCTCGCTCGATTACATCCATGAAGCGGGCGGCTTCACCTTCCACGCCGACAAAGACCGCACCTTCGTCATTTATCCTGACGGCGCAGCCCAGCCGCTACAGGTTTCTTCATGGAACTATAACCCGGTGATGATCCCGCCCGGCTCCACCATTGTCGTACCGCGCGACCCCAAACCCTTTGACTTCATCCAAAGCGCAAAAGATGTCAGCCAAATCCTTTCGAATCTAGCTGTGACCGCCATCTTTATTGATGATGTTGCCGACAGCAATTAA
- a CDS encoding Na/Pi cotransporter family protein — MLLWGTRMVKLGFVRAYGTSLHRALLYSTRNRFYACASGIGVTSLLQSSTATALLLISFVKKSTIPLTAALAVLIGADIATTLVAQILTLNLSWLSPALLILGVSGHIMHEHGGRKRHIFRIVIGLGLMLLALTLIKQASAPLTHSGTLPLILAPLEFDPITAILFSAILTWVMHSSLAAVLLFASLASNNIIDLELGALLVLGANLGGGFIPFIATYKDGVIARRITFGNIIMRTAILALTFFFMDTALGVVEIMSLDTARDLINLHMGFNLVLAFLFLPNVQWIARLCEKLLPEKTSLPPKAYTPLYLDNKALTTPVVALAGAARETLRMAEMVQDMLEKTIEAFKQNDTTLAKAISEEDNTIDRLYYEIKLYMTKLTQEALDPKESDRYLQIITFATNLEHIGDIIDNSLMELAKKKIKKKERFSDKGWAEIKDFHRSVVENMRMAQTIFLSEDPSLARNLIEQKRIVSDAAKSSSALHFERLRSGLPETIATSSLHLDIIRDYRRINSYVTSVAYAILENAEKYKKQRKKR; from the coding sequence TTGTTGCTTTGGGGCACACGTATGGTCAAGCTCGGCTTTGTGCGCGCCTACGGCACATCGCTTCATCGAGCCTTGTTATACAGCACACGAAATCGCTTTTACGCCTGCGCTTCCGGTATTGGTGTAACATCCCTCTTGCAAAGCTCAACGGCAACAGCCCTGCTCCTTATCTCCTTTGTCAAAAAAAGCACCATTCCACTGACTGCCGCACTCGCTGTTCTTATCGGCGCGGACATTGCCACAACGCTCGTAGCTCAAATCCTAACCCTTAACTTATCTTGGTTGTCCCCGGCTCTTCTGATTTTAGGCGTTTCCGGACACATTATGCATGAACATGGCGGGCGCAAACGCCACATTTTTCGTATTGTGATTGGACTGGGGCTCATGCTGCTCGCACTGACTCTGATCAAACAGGCATCTGCCCCACTAACACACTCAGGCACATTGCCCCTAATTTTAGCCCCCCTTGAATTTGATCCAATCACTGCAATTCTATTTTCCGCCATATTGACATGGGTCATGCACTCCTCACTGGCCGCAGTCCTCTTGTTCGCCTCATTGGCCAGCAACAACATCATAGACTTAGAGCTTGGAGCGCTGCTGGTACTGGGAGCAAATCTCGGTGGAGGCTTTATTCCCTTTATAGCCACCTATAAAGATGGAGTTATCGCCCGACGCATAACATTTGGAAACATTATCATGCGCACCGCTATACTGGCGCTGACCTTTTTCTTTATGGACACAGCTCTGGGAGTTGTTGAAATTATGAGTCTCGATACAGCCCGCGATCTCATCAATCTGCATATGGGATTTAATCTCGTGCTGGCATTTCTTTTCTTACCAAACGTGCAATGGATTGCCAGACTGTGCGAGAAGCTTCTTCCTGAAAAAACATCTCTGCCACCAAAAGCTTATACCCCGCTTTATCTTGATAATAAGGCGCTAACCACTCCGGTCGTCGCCCTGGCCGGCGCCGCACGCGAAACATTAAGGATGGCGGAAATGGTCCAAGATATGCTGGAAAAAACCATTGAAGCCTTCAAGCAAAACGATACCACACTAGCCAAAGCAATCAGCGAAGAAGACAATACTATCGATCGCCTATACTACGAGATTAAACTTTACATGACAAAGCTGACGCAAGAAGCCCTCGACCCCAAAGAATCAGATCGCTACCTTCAAATCATTACCTTTGCCACTAACTTGGAACATATCGGCGACATTATCGACAACAGCCTGATGGAACTGGCTAAGAAGAAAATAAAGAAAAAAGAACGTTTTTCCGATAAAGGATGGGCCGAGATTAAGGACTTTCACCGCAGTGTTGTTGAAAATATGCGCATGGCTCAAACAATCTTTTTGTCAGAAGACCCTAGTCTGGCCCGAAATTTAATTGAACAAAAACGGATCGTCAGCGATGCTGCCAAATCAAGTTCAGCCCTGCATTTTGAACGCTTGCGTTCAGGATTGCCTGAAACCATCGCCACCAGTTCGCTACATCTGGACATCATCCGCGATTATCGCCGCATCAACAGCTACGTCACATCCGTAGCCTATGCAATTTTGGAAAACGCTGAAAAATACAAAAAACAGCGAAAAAAACGCTAA